One genomic region from Neisseria weaveri encodes:
- a CDS encoding FecCD family ABC transporter permease, translating into MTGEIPSTNPSRADAGTVADIVRNQRALERRRWLAILAFLTVGLIGLVLDIATGPSMLPVGEVVKSLLNMESADEMSKVIVYDLRLPIALMALVVGAALGVGGAEIQTLLNNPMASPYTLGLAAAAGLGASLVIAFGSFGLPSSVAVPIGAFAMTMLAATILFLFASMRRFNSAMLVLVGIALLFLFQSVLSLIQYIAAPEISQQILFWLFGSLTKATWENLGVTVLVTAVCVALLAKDVWKLTALRLGEERAASLGINLQRLRIQTLVLVAVMTATAISFVGIIGFIGLVAPHVARLLLGEDQRFFLPGAMLVGAAFLSIASVLSKVIIPGALFPVGIVTSFVGVPFFFWIVLTKR; encoded by the coding sequence ATGACCGGAGAAATACCTTCTACAAATCCTTCCCGTGCCGATGCCGGTACGGTTGCCGATATTGTGAGAAACCAGCGTGCCTTGGAGCGCAGGCGCTGGTTGGCGATATTGGCTTTTTTAACCGTCGGCCTTATCGGGTTGGTTCTCGATATTGCCACGGGGCCTTCCATGCTGCCGGTCGGCGAAGTGGTCAAATCTTTGCTGAATATGGAAAGCGCGGACGAAATGAGTAAAGTCATTGTGTACGACCTGCGCCTGCCGATAGCATTGATGGCATTAGTCGTGGGGGCGGCATTGGGTGTCGGTGGTGCAGAAATCCAAACCCTGCTCAACAATCCGATGGCCAGCCCTTATACCTTGGGCTTGGCCGCTGCAGCTGGCTTGGGCGCATCGCTGGTCATCGCTTTCGGCAGTTTCGGCCTGCCTTCGTCGGTGGCCGTGCCGATAGGTGCTTTTGCGATGACTATGTTGGCGGCAACGATATTGTTTCTGTTTGCGTCTATGCGCCGTTTCAATTCCGCCATGTTGGTGTTGGTCGGGATTGCTTTGCTGTTTTTATTCCAGTCGGTGCTTTCGCTGATCCAATACATCGCGGCGCCGGAGATTTCGCAGCAAATCCTGTTTTGGCTGTTTGGCAGTCTGACGAAGGCGACTTGGGAAAACCTTGGCGTAACGGTGTTGGTTACGGCGGTATGTGTGGCTTTGCTTGCCAAAGATGTGTGGAAGCTGACCGCTTTGCGTTTGGGCGAAGAGCGGGCGGCCAGTTTGGGCATCAACCTGCAACGCCTGCGTATCCAAACTTTGGTGCTGGTTGCGGTGATGACGGCAACCGCCATCAGTTTTGTGGGCATCATCGGTTTTATCGGCTTGGTGGCGCCTCATGTGGCACGGCTGTTGTTGGGCGAAGACCAACGGTTTTTCCTGCCCGGTGCCATGTTGGTCGGAGCGGCGTTTTTGTCGATTGCGTCCGTGCTGTCGAAAGTCATTATTCCCGGAGCGCTGTTTCCGGTCGGCATTGTTACTTCTTTTGTAGGTGTGCCGTTTTTCTTTTGGATTGTATTAACGAAACGATAG
- a CDS encoding ABC transporter substrate-binding protein, whose translation MNKLFLKPLLAGLLLCASFAAQAQVQTITDVRGREVKVDVPAKRVVLGFYYPDYIAVTGAENFANVVGISREFWEKFNPGSWALYSSKMPELKNIGDIGNVSTGTFSFEKTLALKPDVVVLADWQYEALANEIPRFEQAGIPVVVVDFNAQTVEKHVESAKVFGAIADTPERAQRVAGEYAAGIADIRRRISEAGQPKPKIYIEFGDKGPKEHSYTFGKNMWGAIADIAGGDNVSAPFVKDWGPINPEQLLVAKPEVVVISGTEVGLGQPDAMAMGIGIKAEDALQRLAGFTRRAGWGDFPAVQNRRVYGIYHTASRSLSDLASAQFIAKTLYPEAFADIRPEQTYLDFHRKYLPVTPEGTFFVRLGCATPDSCADEGGKGAGGAEPADSSANKPQSFFARIKAWFLGLF comes from the coding sequence ATGAACAAATTGTTTTTGAAACCTTTATTGGCGGGTTTGCTGCTGTGCGCTTCTTTTGCCGCACAGGCGCAAGTGCAGACCATTACCGATGTGCGCGGGCGCGAAGTGAAAGTCGATGTGCCGGCCAAGCGCGTGGTTTTGGGTTTTTATTACCCTGATTATATTGCTGTAACGGGTGCGGAAAATTTCGCCAACGTAGTCGGTATTTCCCGTGAATTTTGGGAGAAGTTCAATCCCGGAAGTTGGGCGCTGTACAGCAGTAAGATGCCGGAATTGAAAAACATCGGCGATATAGGCAATGTGAGCACCGGCACGTTTTCTTTTGAAAAAACGCTGGCATTGAAACCCGATGTAGTGGTGTTGGCCGACTGGCAATATGAAGCGCTTGCCAATGAAATTCCCCGTTTCGAGCAGGCGGGCATTCCCGTGGTTGTGGTGGACTTTAATGCGCAAACCGTTGAAAAACACGTGGAAAGCGCAAAAGTTTTCGGTGCGATTGCCGATACGCCGGAGCGTGCGCAACGTGTGGCCGGCGAGTATGCGGCGGGAATCGCCGACATTCGGCGCAGAATCAGCGAAGCCGGGCAGCCCAAGCCGAAGATTTATATAGAATTCGGCGACAAAGGCCCGAAAGAACACAGCTACACTTTCGGAAAAAATATGTGGGGCGCGATTGCCGATATTGCCGGGGGCGATAATGTGAGCGCGCCGTTTGTGAAAGACTGGGGGCCGATCAACCCCGAACAGCTTTTGGTGGCCAAACCCGAAGTGGTGGTGATTTCCGGCACGGAAGTAGGCTTGGGGCAGCCGGATGCCATGGCTATGGGTATCGGCATCAAAGCGGAAGATGCTTTGCAGAGGCTTGCCGGCTTTACCCGGCGTGCCGGATGGGGAGACTTTCCCGCTGTGCAAAACCGGCGCGTGTACGGCATTTACCATACCGCCTCACGTTCCCTCTCCGACTTGGCATCCGCGCAATTCATCGCTAAAACACTCTATCCGGAAGCGTTTGCCGACATCCGCCCCGAGCAAACCTATCTGGATTTCCACCGTAAATATCTGCCGGTAACGCCGGAAGGCACATTTTTCGTCCGCTTGGGTTGTGCAACGCCCGACAGTTGTGCGGATGAGGGCGGCAAAGGAGCCGGCGGCGCGGAGCCGGCGGATTCTTCTGCAAACAAACCGCAATCATTTTTTGCCCGCATCAAAGCGTGGTTTCTCGGATTGTTTTAA